One genomic region from Terasakiella sp. SH-1 encodes:
- a CDS encoding NAD(P)/FAD-dependent oxidoreductase gives MTKFNRRSFLQLTGAAAVTGAAVMGAPSIARAAGKKVVIVGGGPAGATVANYLRMMDGSIDVTLIEADKNYFTCFMSNEVLGGKRSMDGIKQGYDALAKAGVKVVHDMVTGIDGAKKKVMTKGGQTFDYDRCVVAPGVDFKFEKYEGLDAQVAETKMPHAWKAGPQTALLRKQLEAMKDGDTFMLVAPPNPFRCPPGPYERVSLIANYFKKEKPNCKIVILDTKDKFSKKGLFEQAWKKFYGYGTDKSMITWMKGSDVGNITGVDADNMKVMTDFEEYSADVINFIPAQKAGPIAFAAGLTDDSGWCPVDKVTFESKKVPGVHVIGDAAIATKMPKSGYAANSQGKVTAAAIAASLNGKPVGVPSYVNTCYSIAADDWAFSVAAVYKYDKEKDIIAGVKGAGGLSPMDASAEDRKREVAYAHGWYDNICHDIWG, from the coding sequence ATGACGAAATTTAATCGCCGGAGTTTCCTCCAATTAACAGGTGCAGCTGCTGTAACAGGTGCTGCTGTTATGGGTGCACCAAGCATCGCACGTGCGGCTGGCAAGAAAGTTGTCATCGTGGGCGGTGGTCCTGCTGGTGCAACAGTTGCCAACTATCTGCGTATGATGGATGGTTCCATTGACGTGACATTGATTGAAGCTGACAAAAATTACTTCACTTGCTTTATGAGCAACGAAGTTCTGGGCGGCAAACGTTCCATGGACGGCATCAAGCAAGGCTATGACGCATTGGCGAAAGCTGGTGTGAAAGTTGTCCATGACATGGTAACAGGCATTGACGGTGCAAAGAAAAAAGTCATGACCAAAGGCGGTCAGACGTTCGATTATGACCGTTGTGTTGTGGCGCCAGGCGTTGACTTCAAATTTGAAAAATATGAAGGTCTGGATGCACAGGTTGCTGAGACTAAAATGCCTCACGCATGGAAAGCTGGTCCGCAAACGGCCCTGCTGCGCAAGCAACTGGAAGCTATGAAAGACGGTGATACCTTTATGCTGGTGGCACCGCCGAACCCGTTCCGTTGCCCTCCTGGCCCGTATGAGCGTGTCAGCCTGATCGCCAACTACTTCAAGAAAGAGAAGCCGAACTGTAAGATCGTGATTCTCGATACGAAGGATAAATTCTCCAAGAAGGGGCTGTTTGAGCAAGCCTGGAAGAAATTCTATGGCTATGGCACTGACAAGTCCATGATCACATGGATGAAGGGCTCAGATGTTGGCAACATCACAGGTGTTGATGCGGACAACATGAAAGTCATGACTGACTTTGAAGAGTATAGTGCAGACGTGATCAACTTCATTCCGGCGCAAAAAGCGGGGCCGATCGCATTTGCAGCTGGCCTGACAGATGACTCCGGTTGGTGTCCGGTGGATAAGGTGACTTTTGAATCCAAGAAAGTACCGGGTGTCCACGTGATCGGTGATGCGGCAATCGCAACCAAGATGCCGAAATCCGGTTATGCAGCCAACTCTCAAGGTAAAGTGACAGCCGCTGCAATTGCAGCTTCGCTTAATGGCAAGCCGGTTGGTGTACCGTCTTATGTCAACACTTGTTATTCTATCGCTGCTGATGACTGGGCATTCTCAGTTGCAGCTGTTTACAAGTACGACAAGGAAAAAGACATTATCGCAGGCGTTAAAGGCGCTGGCGGTCTGTCACCGATGGATGCGTCTGCCGAAGACCGTAAGCGTGAAGTTGCTTACGCACACGGCTGGTACGATAACATCTGCCACGATATCTGGGGTTAA
- a CDS encoding cytochrome c, giving the protein MSRTFLKPTLVAAGLLAMASYSNDASAEMASVETLAAPCAGCHGTKGSSHGPATPTIAGITQDYFISSMESYISGERKSTVMGRIAKGYSAEEIKVMADYFANQKITRYKQDVDPALVKKGAKLFQNYCEKCHEDDGYLADGIGVMAGQTTDYLRFMVADFFSGDREWSKKQKKKMKAMMEDHGQEGYEAVIHYMGSKM; this is encoded by the coding sequence ATGAGCCGCACTTTTTTGAAGCCGACATTGGTGGCAGCTGGGCTGCTGGCGATGGCGTCTTATTCAAACGATGCGTCTGCCGAAATGGCAAGCGTTGAAACCCTTGCTGCGCCTTGCGCTGGCTGTCATGGGACAAAAGGATCCAGTCATGGTCCGGCAACACCGACAATCGCGGGTATTACACAGGATTATTTCATTTCTTCTATGGAATCCTATATCAGCGGTGAACGTAAATCGACTGTCATGGGCCGAATCGCTAAGGGCTATAGTGCTGAGGAAATCAAAGTCATGGCGGACTATTTCGCGAATCAGAAAATTACGCGTTACAAACAGGACGTTGATCCTGCGTTGGTCAAAAAAGGTGCCAAGCTTTTCCAGAATTACTGCGAAAAATGTCATGAAGACGATGGCTATCTTGCCGATGGTATCGGTGTAATGGCCGGTCAAACAACAGATTACCTGCGTTTCATGGTTGCTGATTTCTTCTCTGGCGATCGCGAGTGGAGCAAAAAGCAGAAGAAGAAAATGAAAGCCATGATGGAAGACCACGGCCAGGAAGGCTATGAAGCGGTTATCCATTACATGGGCTCAAAGATGTAA
- a CDS encoding ATP-binding protein, with product MPETKRTWTLRTKLLATYLLIVGVSMVVLFTAFEYRNYHNANKRLHEQIKQIAEFQSSTLSVPVWNFDEQSIRLAMSTLANNPYFVSGTLLDDYGHVLEHVGEEDIEPNVPELKVTRDIIFSGSERDEVVGKLILVFDDQQVQQQALERLIFDSFILVLLAASLVGGTFVASQRLIGKPLDLLLKGIRHAKVSDDYAPVKWESSDEIGQVITAFNDMMSHQIETDAALRSARNAAVEAEARLKDAIENISEAFVLFDSQQNLVLCNTRFKDFYEYSDDDIRQGIDYNRLIELDIERGVVPAVDHFGRSYHDLRSAYNWDTSGSIEVALTDGRHLLIRERPTHAGGRVGIQTDITEIKRAERELRRARDELEHRVEERTHELQAATTDAKKANRAKSEFLSRMSHELRTPLNGILGFAQLLLMDQRHPLSDKQSEYIEHVLKAGNLLLELINEVLDLAKIESGRISLSIENIDPSSVVNECVDMIDAYAAEQNITITRTGTDHPDQYVTRDFTRLKQVVSNLLSNAIKYNVANGQVTLDSSPGPHGFWRFTVTDTGYGIEEGDQEKLFQPFNRLNAENTDIEGTGIGLTITKHLIEIMGGDIGVDSKLGEGSIFWVDIPLSDEEIIRDLPDMGEDLDHAPKRLDGLSTILYVEDNPANMRLMRELITQLPRTNFVEAGTAEEGLELIKQDKPDLVLMDINLPGMDGFEAFEVMRDDPKMSDIPVIALTANAMPREVEKGRELGFRSYLTKPIDVAATLAEITRVLDENSN from the coding sequence ATGCCCGAAACGAAAAGAACTTGGACATTACGCACCAAGCTGCTGGCGACCTACCTCTTGATCGTAGGCGTGAGTATGGTTGTTCTTTTCACCGCGTTTGAATATCGCAACTATCACAACGCCAATAAGCGCCTGCACGAACAAATCAAACAAATTGCCGAATTCCAAAGTTCCACCCTGTCTGTTCCTGTGTGGAATTTTGATGAACAATCCATTCGTCTGGCGATGAGCACACTGGCTAACAACCCCTATTTCGTCAGCGGCACATTACTGGATGACTACGGCCATGTGCTGGAACATGTGGGCGAAGAAGACATTGAACCCAACGTACCGGAATTAAAAGTCACCCGTGACATTATCTTCAGCGGCTCTGAACGCGACGAAGTGGTCGGTAAACTGATCCTTGTTTTTGATGATCAGCAAGTCCAGCAACAGGCACTGGAACGCCTTATTTTTGATAGCTTCATCCTTGTCCTTTTGGCGGCTTCCCTTGTTGGCGGAACTTTTGTCGCCTCCCAACGTCTGATCGGCAAACCCTTGGACTTGCTACTCAAGGGCATTCGTCATGCCAAGGTTTCTGATGACTATGCCCCGGTCAAATGGGAATCTTCTGATGAAATCGGTCAGGTCATCACTGCCTTTAATGACATGATGTCCCATCAGATTGAAACCGATGCCGCCTTGCGGTCTGCACGCAATGCCGCCGTTGAAGCCGAAGCACGCCTGAAAGATGCAATTGAAAATATTTCCGAAGCCTTTGTGCTGTTTGACAGTCAACAAAACCTCGTCTTGTGTAATACACGTTTCAAAGACTTCTATGAATATAGTGACGACGATATTCGCCAAGGCATTGATTATAATCGTCTGATCGAACTGGATATTGAACGCGGTGTCGTCCCCGCCGTCGATCATTTCGGCCGTTCCTACCACGATCTGCGCAGTGCCTATAACTGGGACACCAGCGGGTCCATCGAAGTCGCCCTGACCGATGGGCGCCACCTTTTGATCCGTGAACGTCCAACCCATGCCGGTGGCCGCGTAGGGATACAGACCGATATTACCGAGATCAAACGCGCAGAACGCGAACTGCGCCGCGCCCGTGACGAGCTGGAACACCGCGTAGAAGAGCGCACTCATGAATTACAGGCTGCGACAACCGATGCCAAAAAGGCCAACCGGGCCAAATCTGAATTCCTGTCACGTATGAGCCACGAGCTACGCACACCGCTAAACGGGATTTTAGGATTTGCCCAGCTCTTGCTCATGGATCAGCGCCACCCCCTGTCAGACAAACAATCTGAATATATTGAACATGTGCTTAAGGCCGGGAACCTGCTGCTGGAATTGATCAATGAAGTACTTGATCTGGCAAAAATCGAATCGGGCCGTATCAGTCTGTCCATTGAAAACATAGACCCATCTTCGGTTGTAAATGAATGTGTCGACATGATCGACGCCTATGCTGCAGAGCAAAATATCACCATTACCAGAACGGGCACAGACCACCCGGACCAATATGTCACCAGGGACTTCACCCGTTTGAAACAAGTGGTCTCCAATCTGCTGTCTAATGCGATCAAATATAATGTCGCCAATGGGCAGGTTACACTTGATAGTTCCCCAGGCCCTCATGGTTTCTGGCGCTTTACCGTAACTGATACGGGATACGGCATTGAAGAAGGCGATCAGGAAAAGCTGTTCCAGCCCTTTAACCGTCTCAATGCTGAAAATACCGATATCGAAGGCACAGGCATTGGCCTGACCATCACCAAGCACCTGATTGAAATCATGGGCGGCGACATCGGGGTAGACAGCAAACTGGGCGAAGGCTCCATTTTCTGGGTGGATATCCCGCTCTCAGACGAAGAAATTATCCGCGACCTGCCTGATATGGGAGAAGACCTTGATCATGCGCCCAAACGCCTTGATGGGCTGAGCACCATTCTGTATGTCGAAGATAATCCGGCCAATATGCGTTTGATGCGTGAACTCATCACCCAGTTGCCCCGCACTAATTTTGTTGAGGCTGGCACAGCCGAAGAAGGCTTGGAATTAATCAAGCAGGACAAACCTGACCTGGTCTTAATGGATATCAACTTACCCGGCATGGATGGCTTTGAAGCCTTTGAAGTCATGCGCGATGACCCAAAAATGTCTGATATTCCCGTCATTGCCCTGACCGCCAACGCCATGCCACGCGAAGTGGAAAAAGGCCGAGAACTGGGTTTCCGCTCCTATCTGACCAAACCAATTGATGTGGCCGCCACACTGGCAGAAATCACCCGCGTACTGGATGAAAACAGCAATTAG
- a CDS encoding ATP-dependent DNA helicase: MPLVFRESASYCVPMYDENAFPQADEQPIRMPAVPVLVTHVRSCAWLSADGEIETLSLKEGARRLSTSEVPVLVLHALATARRLRCGPFPRLDLLELFAFVRPAQFCLPTPRGLADVLGLTEPTSLEDEVETLREACLMLFKELRQKSTKELQTMAWAMKAGGWSWGQLVLSALGAEGGDAPHSGALLRSLQIWHKLKEWVESAPPPPPGHLPVEPVEARAKLDQLLGAGAEERIEQKDYAASICEAFQAPNAAGEPAMALVEAGTGVGKTLGYIAPASVWAKKNQGAVWISTYTRNLQRQLDGELDKLFEDPKEKKRKVVIRKGRENYFCLLNFEEAVSRLRLRGDDAPALGLMARWALASRDGDMIGGDFPSWLKELLGARLTVDMTDTRGECVYSSCSHYSKCFIEKTVRRSRRAELVVANHALVMIQAALGGMEEALLPTRYVFDEGHHVFDAADKAFSAHLSGQEGADLRRWLLGAEESSRSRARGLKARIDDLVTGREMEEALDAVLHHARILPGPSWHQRISGGEPMGPFEDFLRRMRQQVYARDNNSDSPLSLECGIEQPVEGLLEAADRLRNALDKIRSPLQRLIKGMMALMDEEADELDSASRQRVEATCASLDRRGVQQVLAWMSMLDSLFNETPPEFVDWYSVDRIDGRDMDVGMHRHWVDPTLPFVEEVVEKSHGVGITSATLCDGSGDRDADWKVAAARTGVSHLAKPAIMHEVKSPFDYPKQTRVYIVDDVRKDNLDQIASAYRELFLAAGGGGLGLFTAVNRLRAVYQKVAEPLDRVGIQLLAQHMDGMDIGTLIDIFRGEKSSCLLGTDAVRDGVDVPGDSLHLIVFDRVPWPRPTILHKARKRSFPGRSYDEMIARLRLKQAFGRLVRRKSDRGVFVMLDRQTPTRMLGAFPEGVEVIRTGLADTIKGVHEFLDVK; this comes from the coding sequence TTGCCGCTGGTATTTCGTGAAAGTGCAAGCTATTGTGTGCCCATGTATGACGAGAATGCATTTCCTCAAGCTGATGAACAGCCGATTCGTATGCCTGCGGTCCCTGTGTTAGTGACCCATGTGCGATCTTGTGCGTGGTTGTCAGCGGATGGGGAAATTGAAACCTTGTCCTTGAAAGAAGGAGCACGGCGTTTATCGACCAGTGAAGTTCCTGTTCTTGTTCTCCATGCGCTTGCAACGGCACGTCGCCTGCGGTGTGGCCCCTTTCCCCGTTTGGACCTTCTGGAGCTGTTTGCCTTTGTGCGCCCGGCACAGTTTTGTTTGCCGACCCCACGGGGGCTGGCCGATGTTTTGGGACTTACGGAACCCACATCCCTGGAAGATGAGGTCGAAACGTTACGTGAAGCCTGTTTGATGCTGTTTAAAGAATTGCGTCAGAAATCCACCAAGGAACTCCAGACAATGGCCTGGGCGATGAAGGCGGGCGGCTGGTCTTGGGGGCAACTGGTTCTTTCTGCTCTTGGGGCTGAGGGCGGTGATGCGCCCCACAGTGGGGCGTTGTTACGTTCTTTGCAAATTTGGCATAAGCTCAAGGAATGGGTGGAATCTGCCCCACCGCCGCCGCCGGGACATTTGCCTGTGGAACCTGTTGAGGCACGGGCCAAGCTGGACCAGTTATTGGGGGCAGGGGCTGAAGAACGGATTGAACAAAAAGATTATGCGGCTTCCATCTGTGAAGCCTTTCAAGCCCCCAATGCAGCTGGTGAACCGGCCATGGCTTTGGTGGAAGCGGGCACCGGGGTGGGCAAGACCTTGGGCTATATTGCGCCTGCCAGTGTCTGGGCGAAGAAAAATCAGGGGGCGGTTTGGATCAGCACCTATACACGCAATCTGCAACGCCAGCTTGATGGGGAACTGGACAAGCTGTTTGAGGACCCGAAAGAGAAAAAGCGCAAAGTGGTCATCCGCAAGGGGCGTGAAAACTATTTCTGCCTGTTGAATTTTGAAGAGGCTGTCTCGCGCTTGCGTCTGCGTGGCGATGATGCGCCTGCTTTGGGTTTGATGGCGCGTTGGGCCTTGGCGAGCCGGGATGGCGATATGATCGGCGGGGATTTCCCATCTTGGTTGAAAGAGTTACTGGGCGCACGCCTGACGGTGGATATGACCGATACCCGTGGGGAATGTGTCTATTCCAGCTGTTCGCATTATTCTAAATGTTTCATTGAGAAAACGGTACGTCGATCACGCCGTGCAGAATTGGTGGTCGCCAACCATGCCTTGGTGATGATACAGGCGGCTTTGGGCGGGATGGAAGAAGCCTTATTGCCCACGCGCTATGTGTTTGATGAGGGTCATCATGTCTTTGATGCCGCTGATAAGGCATTTTCCGCCCATTTATCGGGTCAGGAAGGGGCGGACTTGCGCCGTTGGCTGTTAGGTGCAGAAGAAAGCAGCCGCTCACGTGCGCGCGGCCTTAAGGCGCGCATTGATGATCTGGTCACGGGACGCGAGATGGAAGAAGCTTTGGATGCCGTTCTTCATCATGCCCGTATTCTGCCCGGCCCCAGTTGGCATCAGCGTATATCGGGTGGCGAGCCTATGGGGCCGTTTGAAGATTTCTTGCGCCGTATGCGCCAACAGGTCTATGCCCGCGATAATAACAGCGATTCCCCCCTCAGTCTGGAATGTGGCATTGAACAACCAGTCGAAGGATTGTTAGAGGCCGCAGATCGTTTGCGCAATGCGCTTGATAAAATCCGCAGCCCCTTACAACGTTTGATCAAAGGCATGATGGCCTTGATGGATGAAGAGGCGGATGAACTGGATAGCGCGAGCCGTCAACGCGTTGAGGCGACCTGTGCCAGCCTAGATCGTCGTGGTGTTCAACAAGTGCTGGCGTGGATGTCTATGCTGGATAGTTTGTTTAATGAAACCCCACCTGAATTTGTCGATTGGTATTCTGTGGACCGCATTGACGGGCGGGATATGGATGTGGGGATGCATCGCCATTGGGTGGACCCAACCTTGCCTTTTGTTGAAGAGGTGGTGGAAAAATCCCATGGGGTGGGGATTACCTCAGCCACCTTGTGTGATGGTAGTGGGGATCGGGATGCAGACTGGAAAGTCGCTGCGGCACGTACCGGGGTTTCCCATTTGGCAAAACCTGCGATTATGCATGAGGTTAAATCCCCCTTTGATTATCCCAAACAGACCCGTGTCTATATTGTTGATGATGTGCGCAAGGATAACCTTGATCAAATTGCCTCGGCCTATCGTGAACTTTTTTTGGCCGCAGGTGGCGGTGGGCTGGGCTTGTTCACAGCGGTGAACCGATTGCGGGCGGTTTATCAAAAAGTGGCTGAACCGCTTGATCGGGTTGGTATACAGCTACTGGCCCAGCATATGGATGGTATGGATATTGGCACTCTGATTGATATTTTCCGTGGCGAAAAAAGCAGTTGTTTGCTGGGCACTGATGCGGTGCGCGATGGGGTGGATGTGCCGGGGGACTCCTTACATTTAATCGTGTTTGACCGGGTGCCCTGGCCGCGTCCAACCATTTTACATAAGGCCCGCAAACGCTCTTTTCCCGGACGCTCTTATGACGAGATGATTGCACGCCTGCGCCTGAAACAGGCGTTTGGGCGATTGGTGCGGCGTAAAAGTGATCGGGGGGTCTTTGTCATGCTGGACCGTCAAACGCCGACCCGAATGCTCGGGGCTTTTCCTGAAGGGGTGGAGGTTATCCGTACCGGATTGGCTGATACGATTAAGGGTGTGCATGAATTTTTGGATGTGAAATAA
- a CDS encoding lysine--tRNA ligase: MPSDAPALHAREAAHHSKAWPFVEARNILKRLNDKVPEKGYVLFETGYGPSGLPHIGTFGEVARTTMVMRAFQILSDGMPTKLIAFSDDMDGLRKVPDNIPNKELLEPHLGKPLTAVPDPFGTHPSFGEHNNNRLCQFLDQFGFDYEFRSATQCYKDGMFDETLLAILRNHEEVCNVIRPTLGEERRATYSPLLPVDAETGKVLLAKVVDTNPDAGTMVYLNEDGKEVETKVTGGAVKCQWKADWAMRWTALGVNYEMAGKDLIDSQNLSSKICRAIGGKPPVQFTYELFLDDKGEKISKSKGNGLSMEEWLRYAPPETLSYFMFQKPKTAKRLHFDVIPKAVDEYVSHVQKFDTLEDKKKLDSPAWHIHNGHPQADSHSLSFNMLLNLVSVLHTEDKNVIWEFIKTYNPDASAENSQMLDKLVGYAINYYEDFVKPNKKFRAPTEAERTALEDLKAKLAALPADTSGEDVQTEVYTVGKEHNYENLREWFGALYETLLGQETGPRMGSFFALYGLDKSCELIGKVLAGESLEG; the protein is encoded by the coding sequence ATGCCGTCTGATGCACCAGCACTCCATGCGCGTGAAGCCGCACATCATTCCAAAGCCTGGCCCTTTGTCGAAGCCCGCAATATCCTTAAACGCCTAAACGACAAGGTGCCGGAAAAAGGCTATGTTCTGTTTGAAACGGGCTATGGCCCCTCCGGCCTACCCCACATCGGGACATTTGGTGAAGTTGCGCGCACAACCATGGTCATGCGTGCCTTCCAAATCCTGTCTGATGGCATGCCGACAAAATTGATCGCTTTTTCTGATGATATGGATGGCCTGCGTAAAGTACCGGACAATATTCCGAATAAAGAATTGCTGGAGCCCCATCTGGGCAAGCCGCTAACAGCCGTGCCGGACCCATTTGGCACACACCCAAGCTTTGGGGAACATAACAACAATCGCCTGTGTCAGTTCCTTGACCAGTTCGGTTTTGACTATGAATTTCGCAGTGCCACACAATGTTATAAAGACGGCATGTTTGATGAAACGCTGCTGGCAATCCTGCGCAATCATGAAGAAGTCTGTAACGTCATCCGCCCGACATTGGGTGAAGAACGCCGTGCCACATACAGCCCGCTGCTGCCCGTTGATGCAGAAACAGGCAAGGTTCTGCTGGCGAAAGTCGTGGATACCAACCCGGATGCAGGTACCATGGTGTATCTGAATGAAGACGGCAAAGAAGTCGAAACCAAGGTCACAGGCGGTGCGGTGAAATGTCAATGGAAAGCGGATTGGGCCATGCGCTGGACCGCACTGGGTGTGAATTACGAAATGGCGGGTAAAGACCTGATTGATTCACAAAACCTGTCTTCTAAAATCTGTCGCGCCATTGGCGGTAAGCCGCCGGTACAGTTCACCTACGAGCTGTTCCTGGATGACAAGGGTGAAAAGATTTCCAAATCCAAGGGCAACGGCCTGTCCATGGAAGAATGGCTGCGTTATGCCCCGCCAGAAACCCTGTCTTACTTCATGTTCCAAAAGCCAAAGACAGCCAAGCGTCTGCATTTTGATGTGATCCCCAAAGCAGTTGATGAATATGTCAGCCATGTGCAGAAATTCGACACACTGGAAGATAAGAAAAAACTGGATAGCCCGGCATGGCACATCCACAATGGTCATCCCCAAGCTGACAGCCACTCACTCAGCTTCAACATGCTGTTGAACCTTGTGTCTGTTCTTCATACCGAAGACAAGAATGTCATCTGGGAATTCATCAAGACCTACAACCCGGATGCAAGTGCTGAAAACAGCCAAATGCTGGATAAACTGGTGGGTTACGCCATCAACTATTACGAAGATTTCGTCAAGCCCAACAAGAAGTTCCGCGCACCCACTGAGGCTGAACGTACGGCCCTTGAAGACCTCAAGGCGAAACTGGCGGCCCTTCCGGCTGATACAAGTGGTGAAGATGTTCAAACCGAAGTCTATACCGTGGGTAAAGAGCATAATTACGAGAACCTGCGCGAATGGTTCGGTGCCCTTTATGAAACACTTCTGGGTCAGGAAACAGGCCCACGTATGGGCTCCTTCTTCGCGCTCTACGGTCTGGATAAAAGCTGCGAGTTGATCGGTAAGGTACTAGCAGGCGAAAGTCTGGAAGGTTAA
- a CDS encoding dihydrofolate reductase yields MRISMIVAVAENGAIGKDNKMLWHIPEDFKYFKTTTMGKPIIMGRKTYESIGRPLPGRLNIVITRDETWSVEGVSVVHSLDEAIELAKQDKGEEIFIIGGGTIYAQAMPMATRIHFTEIHRAYDADAHFPPLDTSLWQEISREDHAGDPDYSFVVYERR; encoded by the coding sequence ATGCGTATCTCGATGATTGTGGCCGTTGCGGAAAATGGGGCCATTGGCAAAGATAATAAAATGCTCTGGCATATCCCGGAGGATTTTAAATATTTCAAGACCACGACCATGGGTAAACCGATCATCATGGGGCGTAAAACCTATGAATCTATCGGGCGCCCGCTACCCGGTCGCTTGAATATAGTGATCACCCGTGATGAGACATGGTCGGTCGAAGGTGTTTCTGTCGTTCATAGTCTGGATGAGGCTATTGAACTTGCCAAACAGGATAAGGGTGAAGAGATTTTCATTATCGGTGGCGGGACGATCTACGCCCAAGCCATGCCGATGGCTACGCGTATTCATTTCACTGAAATCCATCGTGCCTATGACGCCGATGCCCATTTCCCGCCCTTGGATACATCCTTGTGGCAGGAAATCTCTCGCGAAGACCACGCAGGTGATCCTGACTATAGTTTTGTGGTTTATGAACGTCGGTAA
- a CDS encoding thymidylate synthase has product MQQYLELMRHVRENGVYKGDRTGTGTYSVFGYQMRFDLSKGFPCLTTKKLHLRSIIHELLWFLKGDTNIKYLKDNKVSIWDEWADENGDLGPVYGYQWRSWPTPDGATVDQIANLVDQIKNNPNSRRLIVSAWNVSDVEDMALPPCHCLFQFYVADGKLSCQLYQRSADIFLGVPFNIASYALLTMMLAQVCDLEVGEFIHTFGDAHLYSNHLEQTDLQLSRSPGSLPTMKINPDVKDIFDFTYDDFELVDYNPQAHISAPVAV; this is encoded by the coding sequence ATCGCACAGGAACCGGGACCTATAGTGTCTTTGGTTATCAAATGAGATTTGATCTTTCAAAAGGCTTTCCGTGCCTGACCACCAAAAAACTGCACCTGCGTTCCATCATTCATGAATTGCTCTGGTTTTTGAAAGGCGACACCAACATCAAGTATCTCAAGGACAATAAAGTGTCGATTTGGGATGAATGGGCTGATGAAAATGGTGATCTTGGCCCGGTTTATGGGTATCAATGGCGCAGTTGGCCAACCCCGGATGGCGCCACCGTGGACCAGATAGCCAACCTTGTTGATCAGATTAAAAATAATCCAAACTCACGGCGCTTGATTGTATCGGCCTGGAATGTGTCTGATGTTGAAGATATGGCCTTGCCACCATGCCACTGTTTGTTCCAGTTCTATGTGGCTGACGGTAAATTGTCCTGTCAGCTTTATCAGCGCAGTGCTGATATTTTCCTTGGTGTCCCGTTTAATATTGCTTCTTATGCCTTGCTGACCATGATGTTGGCGCAAGTCTGTGATTTGGAAGTGGGTGAATTTATCCATACGTTTGGTGATGCCCATCTTTATTCTAATCATCTGGAACAAACGGATTTACAGCTCTCACGTAGCCCCGGTTCCTTACCAACCATGAAAATTAACCCGGATGTCAAAGATATCTTTGACTTCACCTATGATGATTTTGAGCTGGTGGATTATAACCCGCAGGCTCATATCTCAGCCCCGGTGGCTGTGTAA